In Fluviispira sanaruensis, a genomic segment contains:
- a CDS encoding phytoene/squalene synthase family protein, translating into MDLLKKNAQISANEIVSLRTNSLEYCESIINHVSRSFALGINLLNGELKKSVLIGYLLCRIIDTVEDDLSLETQVKEKYLKDFLNCFDNIENSYSYSRINSLLKGDKYHLELVKNTHQVFHVYFTLSKNTQNILKKWVSEMCHGMIYFVTKQPKGIRIQNIKEYKSYCYFVAGTVGYLLTDLWREYAYKLSEKNYIKLNKYSGIFGEALQTINILKDIAWDAKYENSIYIPQEFLLKNGSSHENILNEKYYRQNERAVKELIVIAHENLKASLIYVKEISKFNFRIRFFCIFPLLMAFATLRKIENAPNLLTPEKTIKVSRPEVKKIIRMSFFSALSNKLMLRAVQQISTK; encoded by the coding sequence ATGGATCTCTTAAAGAAAAATGCGCAAATTTCTGCAAATGAAATAGTTTCTCTTAGAACAAATTCTTTAGAATATTGCGAATCAATTATCAATCATGTGTCACGTTCTTTTGCTCTCGGAATCAATTTATTAAATGGAGAGCTCAAAAAAAGTGTTTTGATTGGTTATCTACTATGTCGAATAATTGATACAGTAGAAGATGATTTATCGTTAGAAACTCAGGTTAAAGAAAAATATCTAAAAGATTTTTTAAATTGTTTTGATAATATTGAAAACTCTTACTCATACTCAAGAATTAATAGTTTATTGAAAGGTGATAAATATCATCTTGAACTCGTAAAAAATACCCACCAAGTCTTTCATGTTTATTTTACTTTATCGAAAAATACTCAGAATATTTTAAAAAAATGGGTTTCAGAAATGTGCCACGGAATGATTTATTTTGTGACAAAACAGCCCAAAGGAATTCGCATTCAAAATATTAAGGAGTATAAGAGTTATTGTTATTTTGTCGCAGGAACTGTTGGTTATTTATTAACAGACCTCTGGCGTGAATACGCTTATAAATTGAGTGAGAAAAATTACATTAAGCTGAACAAATATTCTGGAATTTTTGGCGAAGCTTTGCAAACGATAAATATCTTAAAGGATATTGCCTGGGATGCTAAATATGAAAACTCTATTTACATACCCCAAGAGTTTTTACTCAAAAATGGTTCATCGCATGAAAATATTTTAAATGAAAAGTATTACCGGCAAAATGAAAGAGCAGTGAAGGAACTAATAGTTATTGCGCATGAGAACTTAAAAGCATCTTTAATTTATGTAAAAGAAATATCGAAATTTAATTTTAGAATTCGTTTTTTCTGCATTTTCCCATTGCTTATGGCCTTTGCAACCCTAAGAAAAATTGAAAATGCCCCCAATCTTCTGACTCCTGAAAAAACAATTAAAGTTTCACGTCCTGAAGTAAAAAAAATAATTAGAATGTCTTTCTTCAGTGCTCTAAGTAATAAACTCATGCTACGAGCTGTTCAGCAAATTTCAACTAAATAA
- a CDS encoding cold-shock protein, giving the protein MASDNSGKINGTVKFFNETKGFGFIKQDNGGPDVFVHFSALSGSGFRTLSEGQKVQFTVTQGQKGPQAENVTVI; this is encoded by the coding sequence ATGGCTTCGGATAATAGCGGAAAAATCAATGGAACAGTAAAATTTTTTAATGAAACTAAAGGCTTTGGTTTTATAAAACAGGACAATGGTGGACCTGATGTCTTTGTCCATTTCTCTGCACTCTCTGGGAGTGGCTTTCGGACTTTATCTGAAGGACAAAAAGTGCAATTTACTGTGACCCAAGGACAAAAAGGCCCACAAGCTGAAAATGTCACCGTGATCTAG